ATGATTGGAAGGGGATTATGGAAGCTGATGGGAAGCTTAGTGAAGAGGGACGTAAGAAGCTTCTAAAACTATTCTATGAACAACTGAAAACTAAAACTACATTCATGAATAGAAGCATACCAGTAAGTGGACATATACATCTACAGCCACATAGATTAGCAAAATACATCATGAAATACTCAAACACATATCAACCATACAATGTGATTTAAATGTGGGGGTGAAAGGATATGCATACACTAGTAATATACGATATAACTGACGACAAGATAAGACTCCTAATAGCACAAGCATGCAAAGAAGCTGGACTCGTAAGAATACAGAAGAGTGCATTCCTAGGGGAGATAGATGCTCAAAGGAGGAAGGATTTAAAGAAGAAGCTAACAAAAATATTGGGGAAGAATAAGGGGAACATACAAATATTCCAAATATGCGATGCAGACATAAAGCTCAGGGAGCTTATTGGAGAACCATACGTGGAAGAGGAGGAGGAAGAAATACTCATACTATAACGGCGATAATGAATGTCGGAGGAAGAAAGATACATAACACCACTACAAGTCAGAGACTACATATTCTGCCCAACAATACTATACCAGAAACATGTTAGAAGGATAATGGAACCAGAAACGGAAATGATGAAGGAGGGGAAGGAAGAATATGAAAAAGATAAAGCTGGAGCAGAAAGGAGGAAGAGCATACTGGGGGAAGTGAGAATAGAAGCGGAAAAAGTGCTATTTGGAGTACCATTGAAAAGCGAAAAATACAAGATAATGGGTGTAGCGGATGCAATATACTGGAAGAATGGGAAAATGCACATACTAGAAATAAAGTATGGAGATGTGAAGAAGCCATACCCAGACCACATACTCCAAACAGCAACATATGCAATAATGGCAGAAGAAACACTAAAACAAACAGCATACAAAATAGTATTGTACTATAAGCAATCAAAACTATGGCATGAAAGAACACTAACAAAACAGCTGAAGAACTATGCAATAAAAATCATACAGAAAACACATGAAATAATAGATGGGAAAATAGTGCCACAAACGAAATGGACAAACAAATGCAAAACATGCTGGTATAGTAGGATATGTCACCAAAGTTGAAGAATGTAAATGTCAGCTTAGATAATAGTTATGGAATTCCATTAGAACTTTATGGAATTCCGATGGTTCACTTCCACCCCTCAATCTATATGCTGAGAGATAATCAACAGTTAAAAGTGCTGTGAGGAAAATTAAAGATATCTTCTTAAATGTGGAGCAACTCACGAAACTATCCCATATGCTCTTGTATCTACTCCCCTTCAAACTAGCATACGTAATATCTTCAACAAACATCTTCACGCTCCTGTAACCTTTAATCTCTTCAATTAAGGTATCAAAAACATTATCCAACGCTT
The genomic region above belongs to Candidatus Methanomethylicota archaeon and contains:
- the cas2 gene encoding CRISPR-associated endonuclease Cas2; the encoded protein is MHTLVIYDITDDKIRLLIAQACKEAGLVRIQKSAFLGEIDAQRRKDLKKKLTKILGKNKGNIQIFQICDADIKLRELIGEPYVEEEEEEILIL
- the cas4 gene encoding CRISPR-associated protein Cas4 is translated as MSEEERYITPLQVRDYIFCPTILYQKHVRRIMEPETEMMKEGKEEYEKDKAGAERRKSILGEVRIEAEKVLFGVPLKSEKYKIMGVADAIYWKNGKMHILEIKYGDVKKPYPDHILQTATYAIMAEETLKQTAYKIVLYYKQSKLWHERTLTKQLKNYAIKIIQKTHEIIDGKIVPQTKWTNKCKTCWYSRICHQS